In Achromobacter spanius, the following proteins share a genomic window:
- a CDS encoding DMT family transporter, whose protein sequence is MNRIAKLLPSSLPSGRAAGILMAMLGAVLFSAKAIVVKFTYRYGIDAVTLIAFRMLFAMPFFAAVAWHQSRRAARGEIVTMTSKERIQVIVLGLLGYYLSSFLDFLGLRYITASLERLILFLSPSLVVLLSAFWFKRPIERRQWLAMVLSYAGVVLVFAHDLSFGGGGEVLLGSLFVFGSAASYSVYLICSGELIKRVGPTRLVAYAMLVSCVACIIQFFVIHPPSMLIQPAGVYGYSVIHATLNTVVPVFMLMWAVSLIGAPTASLLGMVGPVSVLFLASWFLDEPITLWQLAGTALVLTGVFALMGGGAGRPVSDAKRAAEPPSR, encoded by the coding sequence ATGAATCGTATCGCCAAGCTTTTGCCATCCTCTCTTCCATCCGGCCGCGCGGCCGGAATACTTATGGCAATGCTTGGCGCGGTGCTGTTTTCGGCCAAGGCGATTGTGGTCAAGTTCACCTACCGTTACGGCATCGACGCGGTCACGCTGATCGCCTTTCGCATGCTGTTTGCGATGCCCTTCTTCGCGGCGGTGGCCTGGCACCAGTCACGCCGCGCGGCGCGCGGCGAGATCGTGACGATGACAAGCAAAGAGCGCATCCAGGTCATCGTGCTTGGGCTGTTGGGCTACTACCTGTCCAGCTTCCTGGACTTCCTGGGCCTGCGCTACATCACCGCAAGTCTGGAACGGCTGATCCTGTTCCTGTCGCCGTCGCTGGTCGTGCTGCTGTCCGCGTTCTGGTTCAAACGTCCCATCGAGCGCCGGCAATGGCTGGCCATGGTGCTGTCGTACGCCGGTGTGGTGCTGGTGTTTGCCCACGACCTGTCCTTTGGCGGCGGGGGCGAGGTGCTGTTAGGGTCTTTGTTCGTTTTTGGCTCGGCGGCAAGCTATTCTGTCTACCTGATTTGTTCCGGCGAACTGATCAAGCGGGTTGGCCCGACGCGCCTGGTGGCCTACGCCATGCTGGTTTCGTGCGTGGCCTGCATCATCCAGTTTTTCGTGATCCACCCGCCGTCGATGCTGATCCAGCCGGCGGGCGTTTACGGGTATTCCGTGATCCACGCCACGCTGAACACCGTGGTGCCGGTCTTCATGCTGATGTGGGCGGTGTCGCTGATTGGCGCGCCCACGGCATCATTGCTGGGCATGGTGGGGCCGGTGTCCGTGCTGTTTCTGGCGTCGTGGTTCCTGGACGAGCCCATTACCTTGTGGCAGTTGGCGGGCACCGCGCTGGTGTTGACCGGCGTGTTCGCCTTGATGGGCGGCGGCGCCGGCAGGCCGGTATCCGACGCAAAGCGCGCGGCGGAACCGCCGTCGCGTTAA
- a CDS encoding quinone oxidoreductase family protein: protein MASNLVKAIRIEQHGGPEVLKLVDVEVPPPAANEVTIEQHAAGLNFIDIYFRTGLYPHPLPHGLGFEAAGVVTAVGADVKHLKKGDRVAYGQSPIGAYAKARNVPANQVVTVPKGIGFDEAAALMLKGLTVQYLFRQTYRLQGGETILFHAAAGGVGLIACQWAKALGVKLIGTVSSPEKAELARANGAWETIDYSRENVVERVLELTKGKKVPVVYDGVGKDTWETSLDCIEPRGLMVSFGNASGPVAGVNLAVLNQKGSLYVTRPSLGVHVNTLEKLQAASKEVFDLVLKKKIKVRIDQRYSLEQAGEAQTALASRKTTGATVLMLD from the coding sequence ATGGCCAGCAATCTCGTCAAGGCAATTCGTATCGAGCAACACGGTGGTCCCGAAGTCCTGAAGCTGGTTGACGTGGAAGTTCCGCCGCCCGCCGCCAATGAAGTCACGATCGAGCAGCACGCCGCTGGCCTGAATTTCATCGACATCTATTTCCGCACGGGCTTGTACCCGCATCCGCTGCCGCACGGCCTGGGTTTCGAAGCCGCGGGCGTGGTCACGGCCGTGGGCGCCGACGTCAAGCACCTGAAAAAGGGCGACCGTGTGGCGTATGGCCAGAGCCCCATCGGCGCCTACGCCAAGGCGCGCAACGTGCCGGCCAATCAAGTGGTCACCGTGCCCAAGGGCATTGGTTTTGACGAGGCCGCCGCGCTGATGCTCAAGGGCCTGACGGTGCAGTACCTGTTCCGCCAGACCTACCGCCTGCAAGGCGGTGAAACCATTCTGTTCCATGCGGCCGCGGGCGGCGTGGGTCTGATCGCTTGCCAATGGGCCAAGGCGCTTGGCGTGAAGCTGATCGGCACCGTGTCCAGCCCGGAAAAAGCCGAGCTGGCACGCGCCAACGGCGCTTGGGAAACCATCGATTACTCGCGCGAAAACGTGGTCGAGCGCGTGCTGGAACTGACCAAGGGCAAGAAGGTGCCGGTGGTGTATGACGGCGTGGGCAAGGACACCTGGGAAACCTCGCTGGACTGCATCGAGCCGCGCGGCCTGATGGTCAGCTTTGGCAACGCGTCCGGTCCTGTCGCCGGCGTCAACCTGGCCGTGCTGAACCAGAAGGGCAGCCTGTACGTGACGCGCCCGTCGCTGGGCGTGCATGTGAATACCCTGGAAAAGCTGCAAGCCGCCTCCAAGGAAGTCTTCGACCTGGTCCTGAAGAAGAAGATCAAGGTCCGCATCGACCAGCGCTACAGCCTGGAGCAGGCCGGCGAAGCGCAGACCGCGTTGGCATCGCGCAAGACCACCGGCGCTACGGTGTTGATGCTGGACTGA
- the styD gene encoding phenylacetaldehyde dehydrogenase StyD produces MSSASARATADRPELAAIREFMLIDGKPVHEGQGQPIPVYDPATGRVIAHQPDAGPAQVDLAVQAARRAFASGPWRDTLPAGRERLLLKLADLLELHGTELARLETLNNGKLLGIAQGLEVAAGAQWLRYMAGWATKITGDTLSLSIPFPPGVQYSAYTLAQPVGVVGAIIPWNFPLLMAVWKIAPALAAGCTVVLKPAEETPLTALRLAEIVLEAGFPPGVVNVITGRGETAGAALVAHPGIDKIAFTGSTEVGKLIGRAAMDDMKRVSLELGGKSPVIVLDDCDVDRAVQGAAAAIFFNQGQVCTAGSRLYVQRGLYDKVVQGLADVAAGMTLGSGFDPATQIGPLISARHQQRVMDYIGIGRAEGGRVLTGGVADDGEGYFVRPTVFADVPQQARITQEEIFGPVVVAQPFDSLDDAVRLANDSAFGLGASIWSNDLTRVQRLIPRIDAGTVWVNTHNMLDPNMPFGGFKQSGVGREHGRAVLEMYLEKKSVCIAY; encoded by the coding sequence ATGTCTTCAGCAAGCGCACGTGCCACGGCCGACCGCCCGGAACTGGCCGCCATCCGGGAATTCATGCTGATAGACGGCAAGCCGGTGCACGAGGGGCAGGGCCAGCCTATCCCGGTGTACGACCCGGCCACGGGCCGCGTCATTGCCCATCAGCCCGATGCGGGCCCCGCCCAGGTGGATCTGGCCGTGCAAGCCGCGCGGCGCGCTTTTGCCTCCGGGCCGTGGCGCGACACGCTGCCGGCCGGCCGTGAACGCCTGCTGCTCAAGCTGGCTGACTTGCTTGAGCTGCACGGCACCGAACTGGCTCGACTGGAAACCCTGAACAACGGCAAATTGCTGGGCATCGCGCAGGGCCTGGAAGTGGCCGCCGGCGCGCAATGGCTGCGTTACATGGCGGGGTGGGCCACGAAGATCACGGGCGATACCCTGTCGCTGTCGATTCCTTTCCCGCCCGGCGTCCAGTACAGCGCCTATACCCTCGCGCAACCCGTGGGCGTGGTGGGCGCCATCATCCCGTGGAATTTCCCGCTGCTGATGGCGGTGTGGAAGATCGCGCCCGCCTTGGCCGCCGGCTGCACGGTGGTGCTCAAACCCGCCGAGGAAACCCCGCTGACCGCTTTGCGGCTGGCGGAGATTGTGCTTGAAGCGGGCTTTCCGCCCGGCGTCGTCAACGTCATCACCGGCCGTGGCGAAACGGCCGGCGCTGCGTTGGTGGCGCATCCGGGCATCGACAAGATCGCCTTCACCGGCTCTACCGAAGTGGGCAAGCTGATTGGGCGGGCCGCCATGGACGACATGAAACGGGTGTCGCTGGAACTGGGCGGCAAGTCTCCCGTGATCGTGCTGGACGACTGCGACGTCGACCGCGCCGTGCAGGGCGCCGCCGCGGCCATCTTTTTCAACCAGGGCCAAGTGTGCACGGCCGGCTCGCGGCTGTATGTGCAGCGCGGCCTTTACGACAAAGTCGTGCAGGGGCTGGCCGACGTGGCCGCCGGCATGACCCTGGGGTCGGGTTTCGATCCGGCCACGCAGATCGGCCCGCTGATCTCGGCGCGGCACCAACAGCGCGTGATGGACTACATCGGCATCGGCCGGGCCGAAGGGGGGCGCGTGCTGACGGGCGGCGTGGCCGACGACGGCGAAGGCTACTTCGTGCGGCCCACGGTGTTTGCCGACGTGCCGCAGCAAGCCCGCATCACGCAGGAAGAAATTTTCGGGCCGGTCGTCGTGGCGCAGCCCTTCGACAGCCTGGACGATGCGGTGCGCCTGGCCAACGACAGCGCCTTCGGCCTGGGCGCCAGCATCTGGAGCAACGACCTGACCCGCGTCCAACGCCTGATCCCGCGCATTGACGCGGGCACAGTCTGGGTCAACACCCACAACATGCTGGACCCGAACATGCCGTTTGGCGGCTTCAAGCAATCCGGCGTCGGCCGCGAACATGGCCGAGCCGTGCTTGAGATGTATCTAGAGAAGAAGTCTGTTTGCATCGCGTATTAG
- a CDS encoding transporter: MAGKTYGRARVGAALALAGAGALQPAWAGDPSARDWIPAPVGTNIVAGYLAGLRSSGLYSEGKRVDDASVDVNALVYRQMHYRDFYGKTVQLEFIVPMYRTSLDLPGVPGDHQTGIGDVTLGSAIWLYNNEQTKTWFAWEPFIVAPVGRYDGSRPDVSPGKNRWSTIQDFSFVKGVGESTFLEAIAEVEIYGRNTDWYGQTLKKDPSFRFFALASTNLTPDTYTGIRYRYETGGRETASGETVATRARNHQVALELTHQLNDANQIQMQYIHDLKVENGPRMRGVQLRYVYAF; encoded by the coding sequence ATGGCAGGCAAGACATACGGCCGCGCCCGGGTGGGCGCAGCGCTGGCGCTGGCAGGCGCGGGTGCATTACAGCCGGCTTGGGCGGGGGACCCCAGCGCGCGCGACTGGATCCCGGCGCCCGTGGGCACCAATATCGTGGCGGGCTATCTGGCGGGCCTGCGCTCGTCCGGGCTGTATTCCGAGGGCAAGCGTGTCGACGATGCTTCGGTGGACGTGAACGCGCTGGTCTATCGCCAGATGCACTACCGTGACTTCTACGGCAAGACGGTGCAACTGGAATTCATCGTGCCCATGTACCGCACGTCGCTGGACCTGCCGGGCGTGCCTGGCGATCATCAAACCGGCATTGGCGACGTGACGCTGGGCTCGGCGATCTGGCTCTACAACAACGAGCAGACCAAGACCTGGTTCGCCTGGGAGCCCTTTATCGTGGCGCCGGTGGGCCGCTACGACGGTTCGCGGCCCGATGTGTCGCCCGGCAAGAATCGATGGTCAACCATCCAGGACTTTTCCTTCGTCAAAGGGGTGGGCGAATCCACCTTTCTGGAAGCGATCGCCGAAGTGGAAATCTATGGCCGCAACACCGACTGGTATGGCCAGACCTTGAAGAAAGACCCGTCGTTTCGCTTCTTCGCGCTGGCCTCGACCAACCTTACCCCGGACACCTATACAGGCATCCGCTATCGCTACGAGACGGGCGGGCGCGAAACCGCATCCGGGGAAACGGTGGCAACCCGGGCCCGCAATCACCAGGTGGCGCTTGAACTGACGCACCAGCTCAACGACGCCAACCAGATTCAAATGCAGTACATCCACGACCTGAAGGTCGAGAACGGGCCGCGAATGCGGGGCGTGCAACTGCGCTACGTCTACGCTTTCTAG
- a CDS encoding amine dehydrogenase large subunit: protein MIARRARSRALRAGRWALCAALASASGLAWADLPIEELKGGTRLPPATAHRLYVMDAAFNHLVDSRVNIYDGDTGKFLGLVPTSFNGHMTVSSDGRDIYVMTTYYERLNRGKRTDVIEAWDAETLTPKYEVPIPQKRAQALNYRNYLRQSTDGALLFVQNATPATSVTVVDVKTRQFADEITAAAGCWSVIPLPSRPRSFTTICGDGALLTIDLDAAGKPASQHRSQPMFDLEKDPIFTHTENLGDTFYFVSYNGNVYTADFSGKEVSFGKPWSLLDASGKDQGWRPGGYNLLAVNRALKRLYVGMHPNGAEGTHKTPAAEIWVYDLESRKRVARVPGKGALSMSVSQDDKPRLFTIDGGNVSVFDAAPVAPVFKTTIQAAGETALQVEPQPFKGAP from the coding sequence ATGATTGCGCGTCGAGCCAGATCACGAGCGTTGCGGGCAGGCCGGTGGGCGCTGTGCGCCGCCTTGGCAAGCGCCTCGGGCCTAGCCTGGGCGGATTTGCCCATAGAGGAACTCAAGGGCGGCACCCGCTTGCCCCCGGCCACGGCGCACCGGCTGTACGTCATGGACGCGGCCTTCAACCACCTGGTCGACAGCCGGGTCAACATCTATGACGGCGATACCGGCAAATTCCTGGGGCTGGTGCCGACTTCGTTCAACGGCCACATGACGGTGTCGTCCGACGGCCGCGACATCTATGTCATGACGACCTATTACGAGCGACTCAATCGCGGCAAGCGCACCGACGTCATCGAAGCCTGGGACGCCGAAACCCTGACGCCCAAGTACGAGGTGCCCATTCCGCAAAAGCGCGCGCAAGCACTGAACTACCGCAACTATCTGCGCCAAAGCACCGACGGTGCACTGCTCTTCGTGCAGAATGCCACGCCCGCCACGTCCGTCACCGTGGTGGATGTGAAGACGCGCCAGTTCGCCGACGAGATCACCGCCGCGGCCGGGTGCTGGAGCGTCATCCCGCTGCCTTCGCGCCCGCGCAGTTTCACCACGATATGCGGCGATGGCGCGCTGCTGACCATCGACCTGGACGCGGCCGGCAAGCCCGCCTCCCAGCACCGCAGCCAGCCGATGTTCGACCTGGAAAAAGACCCCATCTTCACGCACACCGAGAACCTGGGCGACACCTTCTATTTCGTGTCCTATAACGGCAACGTCTACACCGCCGACTTCAGCGGCAAGGAAGTCAGTTTCGGCAAGCCATGGTCACTGCTGGACGCCTCCGGCAAGGACCAGGGCTGGCGGCCGGGCGGCTACAACCTGCTGGCCGTCAACCGCGCGCTGAAGCGGCTATACGTGGGCATGCATCCGAACGGCGCGGAAGGCACGCACAAAACGCCCGCCGCCGAGATCTGGGTCTATGACCTGGAATCGCGCAAGCGCGTTGCGCGCGTGCCGGGTAAAGGCGCGCTGTCGATGTCGGTATCGCAGGACGACAAGCCGCGCCTGTTCACCATCGACGGCGGCAACGTCAGTGTCTTTGACGCCGCGCCGGTCGCACCGGTATTCAAGACCACCATCCAGGCGGCGGGCGAGACCGCGTTGCAGGTCGAGCCGCAGCCGTTCAAGGGGGCGCCATGA
- a CDS encoding MauE/DoxX family redox-associated membrane protein, whose amino-acid sequence MNDPVLFYGASAALACVLLLGALEKMKDVAAFSAAVSAYDILPSSWSGVFARGYVLAELAAGVLLLIPGQQAAGALLALGVLAVATLALAYNLARGHRDIDCGCGGPASRAPGGAQTGLSWWLVLRNGALALWAMPALAFLAGQARSLQWADAAAVFGLAMTAVGLYFTANHLLASHLKLRNL is encoded by the coding sequence ATGAACGATCCCGTCCTGTTCTATGGCGCGAGCGCCGCGCTGGCCTGCGTGCTGCTGTTGGGCGCACTGGAAAAAATGAAGGATGTGGCGGCGTTCTCGGCAGCGGTGTCGGCTTACGACATCCTGCCGTCAAGCTGGAGCGGCGTGTTTGCTCGCGGCTACGTGCTGGCCGAGCTGGCGGCGGGTGTCTTGCTGCTGATACCCGGGCAGCAAGCCGCGGGCGCTCTGTTGGCGTTGGGGGTGCTGGCCGTGGCGACCTTGGCGCTTGCATACAACCTGGCGCGTGGGCATCGCGACATTGATTGCGGTTGCGGCGGGCCGGCTTCGCGCGCACCGGGCGGCGCGCAAACGGGCTTGTCCTGGTGGCTGGTGCTGCGCAACGGTGCCCTGGCGCTATGGGCGATGCCAGCCCTTGCCTTCTTGGCGGGGCAAGCGCGCAGCCTGCAATGGGCGGACGCCGCCGCTGTATTCGGCCTGGCGATGACCGCCGTGGGTCTGTACTTCACCGCCAATCACTTGTTGGCCTCGCATCTCAAGCTGCGGAATCTTTGA
- the mauD gene encoding methylamine dehydrogenase accessory protein MauD: MDALIISNFLLWGVVLCLVLVILALSRQIGVLYERVAPMGALTMDKGPAVGEAAPRFALPDLLGRRITIGERGQHSQLLFFLSPTCPVCKKLLPILKSVANTESAWLRIVLASDGEMPEHLAFYKQAGLERFPYVLSTELGMKFQISKLPYAVLLDETGTLRAKGLINSREQLESLFTAKELGVASVQDFLAASTLDETRISRKESGNALAG; encoded by the coding sequence ATGGATGCCTTGATCATTTCCAATTTCCTGCTGTGGGGCGTGGTGCTGTGCCTGGTGCTGGTCATCCTGGCGCTGTCCCGGCAGATCGGCGTGTTGTACGAGCGGGTAGCGCCGATGGGGGCGCTGACCATGGACAAAGGCCCTGCGGTGGGCGAGGCCGCGCCGCGCTTTGCCTTGCCTGATCTGCTTGGGCGCCGCATCACGATCGGTGAACGCGGCCAGCACAGCCAACTGCTGTTTTTCCTGTCGCCAACCTGCCCGGTGTGCAAAAAACTGCTGCCTATCCTGAAGTCCGTCGCCAATACCGAAAGCGCGTGGTTGCGCATCGTGTTGGCCAGCGACGGCGAGATGCCCGAGCATTTGGCGTTCTATAAGCAAGCCGGGTTGGAGCGCTTTCCGTACGTGCTGTCGACCGAGCTGGGCATGAAGTTCCAGATCAGCAAGCTGCCCTACGCGGTGCTGCTGGACGAAACGGGCACCTTGCGCGCCAAGGGCCTGATCAATTCCCGCGAGCAGTTGGAAAGCCTGTTCACGGCCAAGGAACTGGGCGTGGCGTCGGTGCAGGACTTCCTGGCCGCAAGCACGCTGGACGAGACCCGGATTTCCCGCAAGGAGAGCGGCAATGCACTGGCTGGATAA
- a CDS encoding methylamine dehydrogenase light chain: MHWLDKLGERATRSVAHATSRRSVLNRIGKLLVGTAFLVPVLPVARSAPAAGKKPQMDDTACDYWRYCAVDGFLCSCCGGSMTSCPPGTSPSAVSWVGTCHNPLDGKDYLISYNDCCGKTACGKCMCAAAERERPGYQMFLHNDVNWCMSNESSIFHCTTSVIVGLAKPQLKAPAKP; this comes from the coding sequence ATGCACTGGCTGGATAAACTTGGAGAGCGCGCCACGCGCTCGGTTGCGCACGCCACGTCGCGGCGCAGCGTGCTGAACCGTATCGGCAAGCTGTTGGTCGGCACGGCCTTCCTGGTGCCGGTGCTTCCGGTGGCACGGTCGGCGCCCGCGGCCGGCAAAAAGCCTCAAATGGACGACACGGCTTGCGATTACTGGCGCTACTGCGCGGTGGACGGCTTTTTGTGTTCGTGCTGCGGCGGCAGCATGACGTCGTGCCCGCCCGGCACCTCGCCATCGGCCGTATCGTGGGTGGGCACCTGCCACAACCCCTTGGACGGCAAGGACTATCTCATCAGCTACAACGACTGCTGCGGCAAAACGGCATGCGGCAAGTGCATGTGCGCGGCGGCTGAACGTGAACGTCCGGGCTACCAGATGTTCCTGCACAACGACGTGAACTGGTGCATGTCCAACGAATCCTCAATCTTCCACTGCACCACGTCGGTGATCGTGGGCTTGGCCAAACCCCAGCTCAAGGCGCCGGCCAAGCCATGA
- a CDS encoding c-type cytochrome produces MTGRRWPWAAGGAGVTGVALLLLVAGQAVAADDASTTDRLRQAVRADYVLQCAGCHRVDGRGSNPHGIPDFRQSVGAFVHLPAGREYLIRVPGAAHSQLSNAELAAVLNWVLTEFSAAQLPADFAPYTEAEVAVARPRRYDDVVPVRHDLADKLSSMGFTLSDYSYGSDRKP; encoded by the coding sequence ATGACGGGACGTCGGTGGCCCTGGGCTGCCGGGGGCGCCGGGGTTACCGGGGTTGCCCTCCTGCTGCTTGTTGCGGGGCAGGCGGTAGCAGCGGACGACGCGTCCACGACAGACCGCCTGCGGCAGGCGGTGCGCGCCGACTACGTCCTGCAATGCGCGGGATGCCATCGCGTGGACGGCCGGGGCAGCAACCCGCATGGCATTCCAGACTTTCGCCAGTCGGTGGGCGCGTTCGTGCATTTGCCCGCGGGCCGCGAATACCTGATCCGCGTGCCGGGCGCCGCCCATTCGCAACTCAGCAATGCCGAGCTGGCGGCCGTGCTGAACTGGGTGCTGACGGAGTTCAGCGCCGCGCAGTTGCCGGCCGATTTTGCGCCGTATACCGAAGCCGAAGTGGCCGTGGCACGCCCGCGCCGGTACGACGACGTGGTGCCGGTGCGCCATGATCTGGCCGACAAGCTGTCGTCCATGGGCTTCACCTTGTCTGATTATTCTTATGGAAGCGACAGAAAACCCTAG
- a CDS encoding helix-turn-helix domain-containing protein, with product MSSSLLHSPPRHFLDCASWQESISSTFVPLEVSAVSPARFRNSVAVDSLGWMHVSELRSSAQRVRRSKLLAGRSEEAGYKVTLQLAGRSEIRQSNRTALLMPGEWSIYDTTRPYEVDVDDGAHFLVMQVPGKHAETWQPHMQNAVARSFSARQGCGRMAMDLLRVALSEHAHLSESAARDAANAVLQMMGLDISERAGGLAEQDQAGLKHAQLRRVQQHILENLHDPALSPASAAAAFRMSRRYLYNLFALASTTPADFILGARLERCRDVLRDTTQAARQIGDIAYRYGFSDAARFSHAFRKRFGASPSEYRRQER from the coding sequence ATGTCATCATCCCTTTTGCACAGTCCGCCCAGGCATTTCCTGGACTGCGCCAGTTGGCAGGAAAGCATCAGCAGCACCTTCGTGCCCTTGGAAGTGTCCGCGGTGTCTCCGGCGCGTTTTCGTAATAGCGTGGCGGTGGATTCATTGGGGTGGATGCACGTCAGCGAACTGCGCAGCAGCGCGCAGCGCGTGCGCCGCAGCAAGCTGCTGGCAGGACGGTCCGAGGAAGCGGGCTACAAGGTCACGCTGCAATTGGCGGGCCGCAGCGAAATCCGCCAATCCAATCGCACGGCCTTGTTGATGCCGGGAGAATGGAGCATCTACGACACCACGCGCCCCTACGAGGTTGATGTGGACGACGGCGCGCACTTTCTGGTGATGCAGGTACCGGGCAAGCATGCCGAAACTTGGCAACCTCATATGCAAAATGCCGTGGCGCGCAGCTTCAGCGCCCGGCAGGGTTGCGGCCGCATGGCCATGGACCTGTTGCGCGTGGCCTTGAGCGAGCATGCCCATTTGTCGGAAAGCGCGGCGCGCGACGCGGCCAATGCCGTGCTGCAGATGATGGGGCTGGATATCAGCGAACGGGCGGGGGGGCTGGCCGAGCAGGATCAGGCCGGTTTGAAGCATGCGCAGTTGCGCCGCGTGCAGCAGCATATTCTTGAAAATTTGCACGATCCGGCCTTGTCGCCGGCGTCGGCCGCAGCGGCATTCCGGATGTCGCGCCGCTACCTGTACAACCTGTTTGCGCTGGCATCCACCACGCCCGCTGACTTCATTCTTGGCGCCCGGCTTGAACGCTGCCGCGACGTGTTGCGCGATACGACGCAGGCGGCGCGGCAAATCGGCGATATTGCCTACCGCTATGGGTTTTCAGACGCGGCGCGATTCAGCCATGCATTTCGCAAGCGCTTCGGGGCATCGCCATCCGAATACCGGCGCCAGGAGCGCTAG
- a CDS encoding epoxyqueuosine reductase QueH has protein sequence MSELVRPKLDLPAGRSKVLMHSCCAPCSGEVMEAMTASGIDYAIYFYNPNIHPVKEYEIRKQENIRFAEQHGIEFIDADYDMDNWFDRVKGMEDAPERGERCTACFDMRFERTALYAHEHGFDTITSSLGISRWKDMNQINGCGERAAARYDDLIYWTYNWRKGGGSARMIEISKRENFYQQEYCGCVYSLRDTNRHRRAQGRDRIHIGVKFYGKEDLINEEQL, from the coding sequence ATGTCCGAACTCGTCCGCCCCAAGCTTGACCTTCCCGCCGGCCGCAGCAAAGTGCTGATGCACTCGTGCTGCGCGCCCTGTTCCGGCGAGGTCATGGAAGCCATGACGGCTTCCGGCATCGACTACGCGATCTACTTCTACAACCCGAACATCCATCCGGTCAAAGAGTACGAGATCCGCAAGCAGGAAAACATCCGCTTCGCCGAGCAGCACGGCATCGAATTCATCGACGCCGACTACGACATGGACAACTGGTTCGACCGCGTCAAGGGCATGGAAGATGCCCCCGAACGCGGCGAGCGCTGCACCGCCTGCTTTGACATGCGCTTCGAGCGCACCGCGCTGTACGCGCACGAACACGGTTTTGACACCATCACCAGCTCGCTGGGCATCTCGCGCTGGAAGGACATGAACCAGATCAACGGCTGCGGCGAACGCGCGGCGGCCCGCTACGATGACCTGATCTACTGGACCTACAACTGGCGCAAAGGCGGCGGTTCGGCCCGTATGATCGAAATCAGCAAGCGCGAAAACTTCTACCAGCAGGAATATTGCGGCTGCGTGTATTCGCTGCGCGACACCAACCGCCACCGCCGCGCGCAAGGCCGCGACCGTATTCACATCGGCGTGAAGTTCTACGGCAAGGAAGACCTGATCAACGAAGAGCAGCTCTGA